From a single Apium graveolens cultivar Ventura chromosome 2, ASM990537v1, whole genome shotgun sequence genomic region:
- the LOC141708300 gene encoding protein yippee-like At4g27745, translated as MAEYGPRLYSCCKCRNHIALHDDIISKAFQGRNGRAFLFSHAINITVGRKEDRNLMTGLHTVADISCADCCEVLGWKYERAYEPTQKYKEGKFILEKLKIVTENW; from the exons ATGGCTGAATATGGACCTCGATTGTATAGCTGCTGTAAATGTCGAAATCATATTGCACTTCATGATGATATAATTTCCAAGGCTTTCCAG GGAAGAAACGGACGAGCCTTCTTGTTCTCACATGCGATTAACATTACTGTTGGACGCAAAGAAGACAGAAATCTCATGACGGGGCTTCACACCGTTGCTGATATATCCTGTGCTGATTGCTGTGAGGTATTGGGGTGGAAGTATGAAAGAGCTTATGAACCTACGCAGAAGTACAAGGAAGGGAAGTTCATACTTGAGAAGTTAAAAATTGTAACTGAGAACTGGTAA
- the LOC141708299 gene encoding pentatricopeptide repeat-containing protein At3g16610-like, whose product MKVAPYASAQKKKEVEYNSALGCMALLMERVCHAPPLTLPSPPALESKPLTFIPPKLRRLSSQSLSSNHSYISPLDDPLNSRTYALALESCYCSRYGKQVHAQALKNGFRGHEFVETKLLQMYAKCGSLDDAVRMFDEMPERNLYSWTAILGAFVDHGLFEDGFFMFLEMQVVDLELKFFVFPLLSKICVGLCSVELGRQFHGIVVKSEVDNNIYVGNALMDMYGKCGSLDDARRVLGYMEERDLVSWNTMIAACYANGKVDEALLFMQKMWVEDNLSPNLVSWSAVIGGCSQNGLDEEAIEILGRMQAAGIEPNARTLASVLPACARLEKLRLGKELHGFIVRRGFMGNQIVVNGILDVYRRCNEVNSAVNIFSKFSVQNAASYNTMIVAYCEAGDISNARRLFDQMESNGLEKDVISWNSMISGYVDNSMFREALKMFINLLMHDGIATNSFTLGSVLTACTNMGLIRLGKEIHLHAIVRGLQSNPFVGGSLVEMYSKCQDLKSARTSFNEVSERDMATWNAMISGYSHCNQIENIQVSLQEMREEGFEPNVYTWNGIIAGHVENGCHELALNMFSQMHTSNLQPDNYTIATILTSCSRLATLERGKQVHAHLIRFDYKSDFHIGAALVDMYAKCGNIKYSCLAYNRISTQNLVTQNSMLTAYAIHGYGEEGIAFFRKMLRDGYTPDSVTFLSVLSSCVHAGSVEAGKEFFKLLRPYNVNPTLKHFTCMVDLLSRAGEINEAYKFIREMPLQPDSVIWSAFLGGCVLSGNVDLGEVAAKRLIELEPDKTANYVLLANLYAYAGKWRELSKTRQIIKNKHMNKNPGCSWIENSDEIHIFVSGDRSHKKHNEINDTLNNLRIHMSLVKELRQ is encoded by the coding sequence ATGAAAGTGGCGCCATATGCAAGTGCACAGAAAAAAAAGGAAGTCGAGTACAATAGCGCTCTCGGCTGTATGGCCTTACTGATGGAACGTGTATGCCACGCGCCACCACTAACACTACCATCACCACCAGCCCTCGAATCCAAACCTCTCACTTTCATCCCACCTAAGCTACGTCGTTTGTCCTCTCAGTCACTATCAAGCAATCATAGTTACATATCTCCTTTAGATGATCCTCTGAATTCAAGAACTTATGCTTTAGCACTTGAATCATGTTACTGCTCAAGATATGGCAAACAAGTTCATGCTCAGGCACTTAAAAATGGGTTTCGTGGGCATGAATTTGTTGAGACTAAATTGCTCCAAATGTATGCAAAATGTGGCTCATTGGATGATGCAGTTAGAATGTTTGATGAAATGCCTGAGAGAAACTTGTACTCGTGGACTGCTATTCTTGGTGCTTTTGTGGATCATGGGCTTTTTGAGGATGGGTTTTTTATGTTTTTGGAAATGCAGGTTGTGGATTTGGAGTTGAAATTTTTTGTGTTTCCATTGTTGTCGAAGATTTGTGTTGGATTGTGTAGTGTAGAGTTGGGAAGGCAGTTTCACGGGATTGTTGTGAAGAGTGAAGTTGATAATAATATATACGTGGGTAATGCTCTAATGGATATGTATGGTAAATGTGGAAGCTTGGATGATGCAAGGAGAGTTCTGGGTTATATGGAGGAAAGAGATTTAGTATCGTGGAATACTATGATTGCAGCTTGTTATGCGAATGGGAAGGTTGATGAAGCGTTGCTGTTTATGCAGAAAATGTGGGTTGAGGATAATTTGAGTCCGAATCTTGTTTCTTGGAGTGCTGTTATTGGTGGATGCTCGCAGAATGGACTTGATGAGGAAGCTATAGAGATACTAGGGAGGATGCAAGCTGCTGGAATTGAGCCTAATGCTCGAACACTAGCTAGTGTTCTTCCTGCTTGTGCTAGATTAGAGAAACTAAGATTGGGAAAAGAATTACATGGCTTTATAGTGAGAAGAGGATTCATGGGTAATCAGATTGTTGTTAATGGAATATTGGATGTGTACAGGAGGTGTAACGAAGTGAATAGTGCTGtaaatatattttcaaaattttctgtGCAAAATGCCGCCTCTTATAACACGATGATTGTTGCTTACTGCGAGGCAGGAGATATTTCAAACGCTAGAAGACTCTTTGATCAGATGGAATCAAACGGTCTTGAGAAGGATGTCATATCTTGGAACTCAATGATATCAGGCTATGTTGATAACTCTATGTTCCGCGAGGCTCTGAAAATGTTTATAAATCTGCTGATGCACGATGGTATTGCAACTAATTCTTTCACTCTAGGAAGTGTTCTCACTGCCTGTACTAATATGGGTTTAATAAGATTAGGAAAAGAGATACATTTGCATGCCATTGTTAGAGGCCTGCAATCAAATCCTTTTGTGGGTGGATCATTGGTAGAGATGTACAGCAAATGTCAGGACCTAAAGTCAGCTCGAACTTCATTTAATGAAGTGAGTGAAAGAGATATGGCTACATGGAATGCTATGATATCTGGATATTCTCACTGCAATCAGATTGAAAATATCCAGGTTAGTCTTCAGGAGATGAGAGAAGAGGGATTTGAACCAAACGTGTATACATGGAATGGCATTATTGCTGGCCATGTTGAAAATGGCTGCCATGAGTTGGCTCTTAATATGTTCTCTCAAATGCATACTTCAAACTTGCAACCTGACAATTACACGATCGCAACAATTTTAACTTCTTGCTCAAGATTAGCAACACTTGAGAGAGGAAAACAGGTTCATGCTCATTTGATCAGATTCGATTACAAATCAGATTTTCACATCGGAGCAGCCTTGGTGGACATGTATGCAAAATGCGGGAATATAAAGTATTCCTGTCTGGCTTACAATAGAATATCTACACAAAATTTGGTGACTCAAAATTCAATGCTGACTGCATATGCTATCCATGGATATGGAGAGGAAGGAATTGCTTTTTTCCGCAAAATGCTTAGAGATGGATATACACCTGACAGTGTTACTTTTCTTTCAGTCCTATCCTCGTGTGTTCATGCAGGATCAGTTGAGGCAGGGAAGGAATTCTTTAAACTGTTGAGGCCGTACAATGTAAATCCCACATTAAAACACTTCACCTGTATGGTAGATCTCCTAAGTCGTGCAGGTGAGATAAATGAAGCTTACAAGTTTATTAGAGAAATGCCCCTACAACCTGATTCAGTCATTTGGAGTGCTTTTCTTGGAGGTTGTGTTCTTAGTGGGAATGTCGATTTGGGGGAGGTTGCAGCAAAAAGGCTAATAGAGTTGGAGCCAGATAAAACTGCAAACTATGTCTTGTTGGCAAACTTATATGCTTATGCAGGTAAATGGAGGGAGCTATCTAAAACCAGACAGATTATCAAAAATAAACACATGAACAAGAACCCGGGATGCAGTTGGATTGAAAATTCTGATGAGATCCATATATTCGTATCTGGAGACAGATCTCATAAAAAACACAATGAGATAAATGACACTTTGAATAACTTAAGAATCCACATGAGCCTTGTAAAAGAATTACGACAATAA